From the Primulina tabacum isolate GXHZ01 chromosome 3, ASM2559414v2, whole genome shotgun sequence genome, one window contains:
- the LOC142540023 gene encoding uncharacterized protein LOC142540023, whose product MAASISATSTAPFSIPLSSDLFGCRRHGPTSLSWSSSLPNIKIDAHHFISTRNLSQGFVVEAAWTRRSRGEAAKKPNRKSWKQRTDMYMRPFLLNVFFSKRFVHAKVMHRGTSKVISVATTNAKDLRNTLPSLTDNEACRVIGKLIAERSKEADVFAMSYELKMNERVEGRLAIVLDTIQANGIVFV is encoded by the exons ATGGCGGCTTCCATATCTGCTACCTCTACTGCACCATTCTCTATCCCTCTTTCCTCTGACCTCTTTGGGTGTAGAAGACATGGACCCACCTCTCTTTCGTGGTCTTCTTCTCTTCCAAACATCAAAATCGACGCCCACCATTTCATTTCAACTCGCAATCTTTCTCAG GGATTTGTTGTTGAAGCAGCTTGGACGAGGAGATCCCGTGGTGAAGCTGCCAAGAAACCCAACAGAAAATCATGGAAACAAAGGACAGATATGTACATGCGACCCTTCTTGCTGAACGTATTCTTTTCCAAACGCTTTGTCCATGCCAAAGTAATGCACCGAGGAACTAGCAAAGTCATATCAGTCGCAACTACGAATGCCAAGGATCTGAGGAACACGTTGCCTTCCCTAACGGACAACGAAGCCTGCAGGGTCATCGGCAAGTTGATTGCTGAGCGATCCAAGGAAGCCGATGTGTTTGCCATGTCGTACGAGCTCAAGATGAACGAACGTGTCGAGGGAAGGCTTGCAATTGTTCTTGATACTATCCAGGCGAATGGTATCGTATTTGTTTGA
- the LOC142538373 gene encoding uncharacterized protein LOC142538373, which produces MGETVNETTLATATLSSSSSCASDESDELQRLEHAPPFWTTPKTKKRLSKQMSMCEVPRDMAWERRRLQFLCQERRKNLTDEDLNELKGCIELGFGFNEEDGQKLCNTIPALDLYFAVNRQFATSPISSPASSGSASGVSTTSSSSLGGHSSSLGSPRSDVDSTWKICNPGSIHFLEIKWSDDPEQVKTKLRHWAQAVACSVMQSST; this is translated from the exons ATGGGAGAGACCGTAAATGAGACTACATTGGCAACCGCGACGttatcatcatcatcttcatgTGCATCTGACGAAAGCGACGAGTTGCAACGTTTAGAGCACGCACCACCTTTCTGGACGACCCCTAAAACCAAGAAAAGATTGTCCAAGCAGATGTCCATGTGTGAAGTCCCTAGAGACATGGCCTGGGAGAGGCGTCGCCTCCAGTTCCTCTGCCAAGAAAGGCGTAAAAATCTCACGGATGAGGACTTGAATGAGCTGAAAGGTTGCATAGAACTAGGTTTTGGCTTTAATGAAGAGGATGGGCAGAAGCTATGCAACACCATTCCTGCCCTAGACCTTTATTTTGCTGTGAATAGGCAGTTTGCAACCAGTCCCATCTCGAGCCCCGCGAGCAGTGGCTCGGCATCAGGCGTATCTACTACCTCCTCTTCGTCCCTCGGAGGCCATTCCTCATCACTTGGGAGCCCGAGAAGCGACGTTGATTCCACCTGGAAGATATGCAACCCAGGTTCGATCCATTTTTTAGAAATCAAATGGA GTGACGACCCTGAACAAGTGAAGACAAAGTTGAGGCATTGGGCGCAAGCGGTGGCATGTTCAGTGATGCAGTCCTCCACTTAG
- the LOC142540020 gene encoding protein MAINTENANCE OF PSII UNDER HIGH LIGHT 1-like isoform X1, whose amino-acid sequence MACVLSASSSRLLFKNYRTKLEQRKKTFKIIRASSDESSDCNVEECAPDKEVGKVSVEWLAGDKTKVVGTFPPRKRGWTGYVEKDTAGQTNIYSVEPAVYVAESAISSGAAGSSADGSGNTVTVVAGIALVFVAAAASILLLVGKNQPATLTTDYLGPSLSYYINKFELQGNLKASVPTLTEASLTETPAPEILQPVESEQET is encoded by the exons ATGGCGTGTGTCCTATCAGCTAGCAGCAGCAGATTGCTGTTCAAGAATTACCGCACAAAGCTGGAGCAGCGGAAGAAGACTTTCAAGATCATCAGGGCTTCTTCTGATGAAAGTTCTGATTGCAATGTTGAAGAATGTGCCCCCGACAAAGAG GTTGGAAAAGTCAGCGTGGAATGGCTAGCTGGTGACAAGACAAAAGTCGTTGGTACATTTCCACCCCGTAAACGAGGTTGGACTGGGTATGTAGAGAAGGACACAGCAGGCCAGACGAATATATATTCTGTCGAG CCTGCAGTTTATGTGGCAGAAAGTGCTATCAGCTCTGGAGCCGCAGGTTCTTCTGCTGATGGATCGGGGAACACAGTGACTGTTGTTGCTGGCATTGCTCTAGTATTTGTTGCTGCAGCTGCCTCCATACTTCTCCTAGTTGGCAAGAATCAACCTGCCACGCTGACCACAGATTACTTGGGGCCGTCCCTTAGCTATTACATCAATAAGTTTGAGCTTCAAGGTAATCTTAAAGCATCTGTACCTACTCTAACTGAAGCGTCGTTAACCGAAACACCAGCTCCAGAAATTTTGCAGCCTGTGGAATCTGAGCAAGAAACATAA
- the LOC142540020 gene encoding protein MAINTENANCE OF PSII UNDER HIGH LIGHT 1-like isoform X2: MACVLSASSSRLLFKNYRTKLEQRKKTFKIIRASSDESSDCNVEECAPDKEVGKVSVEWLAGDKTKVVGTFPPRKRGWTGYVEKDTAGQTNIYSVEPAVYVAESAISSGAAGSSADGSGNTVTVVAGIALVFVAAAASILLLVGKNQPATLTTDYLGPSLSYYINKFELQGNLKASETPAPEILQPVESEQET, encoded by the exons ATGGCGTGTGTCCTATCAGCTAGCAGCAGCAGATTGCTGTTCAAGAATTACCGCACAAAGCTGGAGCAGCGGAAGAAGACTTTCAAGATCATCAGGGCTTCTTCTGATGAAAGTTCTGATTGCAATGTTGAAGAATGTGCCCCCGACAAAGAG GTTGGAAAAGTCAGCGTGGAATGGCTAGCTGGTGACAAGACAAAAGTCGTTGGTACATTTCCACCCCGTAAACGAGGTTGGACTGGGTATGTAGAGAAGGACACAGCAGGCCAGACGAATATATATTCTGTCGAG CCTGCAGTTTATGTGGCAGAAAGTGCTATCAGCTCTGGAGCCGCAGGTTCTTCTGCTGATGGATCGGGGAACACAGTGACTGTTGTTGCTGGCATTGCTCTAGTATTTGTTGCTGCAGCTGCCTCCATACTTCTCCTAGTTGGCAAGAATCAACCTGCCACGCTGACCACAGATTACTTGGGGCCGTCCCTTAGCTATTACATCAATAAGTTTGAGCTTCAAGGTAATCTTAAAGCATC CGAAACACCAGCTCCAGAAATTTTGCAGCCTGTGGAATCTGAGCAAGAAACATAA
- the LOC142540022 gene encoding actin-related protein 2/3 complex subunit 2A-like → MKVDFAKHKRALLVKIYSIQEVVLGAPLRAILKRFFLRTARSDLNQLVSLVHRRNEAFFVSPQEFVEARQTPGFSNAPPCLWSPSPPQELQGACSESLSANAGFFSFVILPHHVEERKMDRTVWSLLIFHAYVSYHVKALDHAKPDSEEGAKKSTQTRYFKRLTLKDGQFQLKLRLFADKLQRKRKSLISFGLRIKLLPTVDKSLEYIVHEINFCRLCKDLFITIKVLYIQVLFTNVSKK, encoded by the exons ATGAAG GTTGATTTTGCAAAACATAAACGGGCTCTCCTGGTAAAGATTTATTCTATTCAGGAAGTGGTATTGGGTGCCCCACTGAGAGCAATTCTGAAACGATTTTTCTTGAGGACCGCTAGATCTGATTTAAATCAGCTTGTTTCTCTTGTACATCGGCGAAATGAGGCATTTTTTGTTTCTCCTCAG GAATTTGTGGAAGCGAGGCAAACTCCTGGATTTAGTAATGCACCTCCTTGTCTGTGGTCCCCTTCACCTCCTCAAGAATTGCAAGGAGCTTGCAGCGAATCATTATCAGCTAATGCTGGATTTTTTAGTTTTG TCATTCTCCCGCATCATGTGGAAGAAAGAAAGATGGACAGAACTGTTTGGAGTTTACTGATATTTCATGCTTACGTGAGTTATCATGTCAAG GCTCTAGATCATGCCAAACCAGATTCGGAAGAGGGGGCCAAAAAATCCACCCAAACCAGATACTTTAAGCGACTG ACTTTAAAGGATGGGCAGTTTCAGCTCAAATTAAGGTTGTTTGCTGATAAGttacaaagaaaaagaaagtcTCTCATATCTTTTGGTTTGCGGATTAAATTATTGCCCACTGTTGATAAATCACTGGAATACATCGTTcatgaaattaatttttgtcGCTTGTGCAAAGATTTATTCATCACAATCAAAGTTTTGTATATTCAGGTATTATTTACAAATGTTTCAAAAAaatga
- the LOC142540019 gene encoding uncharacterized protein LOC142540019 isoform X1 — protein sequence MSSTTTIHGPSFPPLLQPTGLPMVVSARMMKGNIFAKTHLLRLCTANTSNNIHNSADFDKTAEEEGSSGKDRDSEATLANQILTRLKRYGISGVLSYGLLNTAYYLPTFLVVWFYVTPAPGRMGYLAAVERFLKVMGMVWAGSQVTKLVRAGGALALAPIVDKGLSWFTVKFKLESQTKAFMVITGFCFGLAFLTFLIVTILCA from the exons ATGTCTTCGACCACCACAATTCACGGCCCTTCTTTTCCCCCGCTTCTCCAG CCCACTGGTCTTCCAATGGTGGTTTCCGCTCGAATGATGAAAGGGAACATATTTGCAAAAACCCATTTGCTTCGGTTATGCACCGCCAACACAAGCAACAAT ATCCATAACTCTGCAGATTTTGACAAGACTGCGGAGGAAGAAG GTTCGAGTGGGAAGGACAGAGATTCTGAAGCAACCTTAGCCAATCA GATATTGACGAGACTGAAGAGATATGGTATCTCAGGAGTCTTGTCCTATGGCCTGCTAAATACCGCATATTATCTTCCTACTTTTCTCGTGGTCTG GTTCTATGTCACTCCAGCGCCTGGAAGAATGGGTTATCTGGCAGCTGTTGAAag GTTTCTCAAAGTAATGGGCATGGTGTGGGCAGGGAGCCAAGTAACTAAACTCGTGAGAGCTGGAGG GGCTCTTGCACTTGCTCCGATTGTGGATAAAGGATTATCATGGTTCACTGTCAAGTTTAAGCTTGAGTCCCAAACAAAG GCATTTATGGTCATTACTGGATTTTGTTTCGGGTTGGCCTTCTTAACATTTCTTATAGTGACCATACTCTGTGCATAA
- the LOC142540019 gene encoding uncharacterized protein LOC142540019 isoform X2, which translates to MSSTTTIHGPSFPPLLQPTGLPMVVSARMMKGNIFAKTHLLRLCTANTSNNIHNSADFDKTAEEEGSSGKDRDSEATLANQILTRLKRYGISGVLSYGLLNTAYYLPTFLVVWFYVTPAPGRMGYLAAVERFLKVMGMVWAGSQVTKLVRAGGALALAPIVDKGLSWFTVKFKLESQTK; encoded by the exons ATGTCTTCGACCACCACAATTCACGGCCCTTCTTTTCCCCCGCTTCTCCAG CCCACTGGTCTTCCAATGGTGGTTTCCGCTCGAATGATGAAAGGGAACATATTTGCAAAAACCCATTTGCTTCGGTTATGCACCGCCAACACAAGCAACAAT ATCCATAACTCTGCAGATTTTGACAAGACTGCGGAGGAAGAAG GTTCGAGTGGGAAGGACAGAGATTCTGAAGCAACCTTAGCCAATCA GATATTGACGAGACTGAAGAGATATGGTATCTCAGGAGTCTTGTCCTATGGCCTGCTAAATACCGCATATTATCTTCCTACTTTTCTCGTGGTCTG GTTCTATGTCACTCCAGCGCCTGGAAGAATGGGTTATCTGGCAGCTGTTGAAag GTTTCTCAAAGTAATGGGCATGGTGTGGGCAGGGAGCCAAGTAACTAAACTCGTGAGAGCTGGAGG GGCTCTTGCACTTGCTCCGATTGTGGATAAAGGATTATCATGGTTCACTGTCAAGTTTAAGCTTGAGTCCCAAACAAAG TGA